The window CGCCGTCTGGGCCGCCGCACTGGCCGCCCGCACCCAGACCGACCAATGGCGCCAGGCCACCGCCGGCACCGCCGCCTTCGTCGTGGTCGTCGGCATCGCCTACGCCCTCCTACCGACCTTCCACGAGGTCCCCGACGACTTCCCGGCCACACTGCTGTGGGACTTCCGGATCTCGTCACTGGGCACCCAGACCATCCTCTGGACCGCCCTCGGCCTCACCTTCGCCGGCCTGCTCACCGCCCGCACGAAAGCCACCGTCACCGCCGCGTGAACGGACTACGGCTGATCGCCGCCGGACACACCCGCGCACTACGCCGGGCCGTGTTCGGCGGCGACGACGCACTCGACGAAGCCGGCATCACAGCCACCCTGGCACTCAAAGACAGCGCGACCCTGCTACCGCGCCTGTTCCCCGACGACCAGCCCTGGCTCACCGCACCCACCCGCGCCGCCCACCAGACCGCCACCCTGCTCGGCGCCCCCACCACCCGCGAAGACCCCGACCTGACCGGACCCGACTTCGGCACCTGGACCGGCCTGCCCCTCGACCAGATCGACCCCGCCGGCCTCCAGCAGTTCCTCACCGACCCCACCGCCACACCCCACGGCGGCGAATCCCTGACCACCGCGACCAGCCGCCTCACCGGCTGGCTACACCGACACACCACCAGCAGACGTACGGCCATCGCCGACCCCCTGGTGATCCGCCTGATCCTCACCGCAGCCCTCGACCTGCCACCGGCCTACACCAACCTGGCAGTCGCCCCGCTCGCGGTCATCCGGCTCACCCACCACCACCGGTGGACCCTTCACCTCTGACGCAGCCGATCGAACGCCTTCGGCCCGCTCAACCCGGCCAGCCCCGCCACGATCTCCCGCGCACACTCCCCGGGACCCGCGGCGGTGGTGTCCACCACGATGTCCCGATCACCATGCCGATAGACCAGCGTCTGCGACACCGCCAACCCCACCGGCCGGTCACCGCGGGCAAGCTCGCGACGTGCCAACTCCGCCGGCGAACACCGCACCTCGACCAGAGTCACATCGACACCGGCCAACACGTCGAGCAGATCGGCCAGACGCCACGCCTCACTCAACGGATAATCCATGATCACGTCGTTGCCGGCCGACACCAGCCCCGCCACCGCCCGGTGATACCCCCGCCGCGTCCGCGACAGCATCGCCGCGATCTCACCCTCATCAAGCACCCGCGTATGCACCGTCGACCGCATCGCGCCCAGCTCATCAACCGGAAACAAGAACCACGGATCAGCCAGCAACGGCAACAACGCCCGCCCCACACTGCTCTTACCCGAACTCGACGCCCCATTGAGCACGATGACCCGACCCGACACACCACGACCGTACAATCCGGCCCCGTGACCTACCGCATCAGCATCGACGACCTCACCGGACCCGCCATCGCCGACCTCCTCCAACAACACGTCGACCAGATGCGCGCCATCACCCCACCGGACAGCAAACACGCCCTCGACCTCGACAGCCTCCGCGCCCCCGACATCACCCTCTGGACCGCCCACGACGGCGACCACCTCCTCGGCTGCGCCGCCCTCAAACACCTCGACCCCACCAGCGCCGAAATCAAATCCATGCGCACCGCCACCACCGCCCGCCGCCGCGGCGTAGCCGCCGCCCTACTCACCCACCTCATCACCGAAGCCCGCCACCGCCACTACCGACACCTCTACCTGGAAACCGGCGCCGGCGACTTCTTCCACCCCGCCCGCACCCTCTACCACCGCTTCGGCTTCCAGCCCTGCCCACCCTTCGCCGACTACAAAACCGACCCCAACAGCGTCCACCTCACCCTTACCCTCTGACGATGCTCGACGCCTACACCCACCTCTACGTCCACACCTTCACCCGCCCACCCTGGAACGAGACCTGGCACCCCCACGACGCCCGCCAACGCCTCCACGACATGCTCACCACCCCACGCGCCCACCACACCCACACCACCGGACCCGACGGCACCCTCACCGGCTTCGCCATCGGCCACCTCGAACGCCACGGCACCACCGACCACTTCCTGCTCCAGGAGATGTGCGTCCACCCCGACCACCAGCGCCAAGGCATCGGCACCCGCCTCCTCGACGACCTCGCCACCCGGATCCCCGACGTCACCCACTGGTACCTGCTGACCGGCCGCGACACCCCCGCCGCCGCCTTCTACCAGGCCAACGGCTTCCGCCCGGCCCACCGCAACACCATCTACGTCCGCCCCTGACCCCGACCCGGCGCCACTCGGGACCATCCGGGGACACCGGCCCCGCACCGACGTGCGAGTGGCGCCGCCTCCTACCGGGGCCGTCCTATGAACACTGATGAGACCGCAAGCCGGTCGGCCGAGCGCGTCGGGTTGAATATGGCTGTGACGGCTCATGATGTTGCTCGAAGCCTGCCGGACATCACGACTCTGCGGGAGCGCTGTCGCGCGTTGGCGGTGCTGGAGGCGATCCTGAGCCCGGCGGAGGAGTCTCGGTACTACTCGTTCACGTCGGCCTGGTCGGAGGACGAGGAGCTGGCGTCGATGGACAACGGTTCCGGTGACGCCTGGTCGATCGTATTCTCGCCCGCGGGCGCCTTTCTCCGGGGCTTCGATCATGAATCTTCGATGAACCCGGCCGTGAACGACGAGGAGTTGTGGCCAGGACTGGTCGACACGATCCCGGAGGCGTTCTCTGCCGCGGTGAACGAGCCGGCATTCGGCTACGAAGGCAAGCTGGAAGCAACGGTCTGTCTGTGGCGGCACACCGGCGACGACCGGTGGCACGCCGGCGACATCGATTTTCCCGACCGTCCCGACCCTGACGGTGCCGAACGGCTGTTCTCCGTGCTGCTCGATCCGACCGGCCTGGCCTACCACCGCTTCGCCGAGGACTACTACGGGAAGACCGTAGATCTTGACGCCGTCCGTGAGGTCTTCGCGCTGACCCCGTTGACCGCGAGCTTGGTGCGGCGCCTGAACCCTGACCGATCGACAGCCGCCCTCCTCGCCGACCTGTCCTACATCGGCTATCCCTCGCAGTCGGCCTAGCATTCCGCCTTCGCGCGAGCGACCACGTCTCGGTCGCCAGAGGCATGGGTGGACCAGGTGGCGCCGGCAGTCGGCGGACGGCGGACGGCGGACGAAGCTGCCAATGCGGTTCACCTGCTCGTCGCAGTAGGAGAAGACGGTGTGCAGCTCGCCGAGGGTGAAACGCGCGCTTCACGGCGTCCCTCAGTTCTCACCGTTGTTTCTGGTCTGAAACTACGGGCGCCCCTACCGGGTTTCGGCGGCGTGATCGTCGACCAGCGGCACGTCATACGACGCCCGCGCCCGACGGATCTGCCGCACCACCGCGTCGATCACCACCGCGTTGGCCAGCGCCCCCACCGACAGGCACGCCACGAACACCACGTCACTGTCGGCCCACGCCCCGGGCATCACCGCGAACAGCAGCCACGACACCGGACCGGTCAGCAGCATCGGCCAGATCACCTCGAGATCCGCATCCGGCTGACCCCACCGCGCCACCGACACGAACGCCCACACCGTGGCCGCCACCACCACGACCAGGTAGGCCCGCGAGAACCAGCCCCCGACCACCCAACGCACGAATGTCACGCCCGGCATCCTGAACGTTCCCGCAGGCCCACACAATGATCAACCGCACCTCAAGATCAACTCAGGGCTGCCTCCAACACCCGCTCCTCATGATCGAGATGCGCGACCAACTCACCCGTCAACACCTCCACCAGACCCGACAGCTCCTCCCGCGCAAGCCCCGGATCCGCTAACGCCGACCGCAACCGCCCCAACAACTCGGCCACCACACCGTGCTCGGCGCGCAATCGCTGCACCGCCGGCCCCGCCTCCGGATGCGCATACTCCAGCATCGGAAACAGCCCCTGATCCTCCTTCACATGATGACCGTGCAGATTCGCGCACAACGTCAAACAATTGACCCGCAACTGCGCACCCAACACCGCACCCGACCGCTGCACCTCGGCCCGGATCAACTCCAACTCCCGCCGAAACGCACCATGCACCAACCGCAGAACCTCCGCCGGCGACGACGGCGCACCACCCGCCGCACGCGGCGGCCCCGCAGCCGCGACCGCCGCCAACGCCACCACCGGCAATTCCCGCCCGGACTGCCGCTCATAATCGGCCCACCCGGCATCCTGCTCGACAGCCCGACCGAAAGCGTCGTCCCGCTCCCGCCCCGACAACACGCTCGCCGCCGCCTCGTACACGAACGGCCCGTCCTCGACCTGCACCAGCGGATTCGCCAGCACATTGTGAAACCACGCCGGATGCCGCCGCGCCCCACCATTCGACCCGATCACCAGAACCCGTTCCTGATCAGGCAGATAACCCAGCGGAACGGTATGCGGCCGCCCACTGCGCGCTCCGGTCGTGGTCAGCAGCAACAGCCGCCCACCCTCGAACATCCCACCGACCCGGCCCTGATTGGCTCGGAACTCGGCGATGACAGAAGAATTGAAATCGTTCGACATTCTCAGCTTTCGGTAGTCCACCCGGAAATCCCGCGAACCTGGCGCGGGCAGCAGAAATCCACCGTCGCGAAACCGACGGCATGCGGAGAAGAACGAACGATCAGGCGGCGATCGAGCGCGGGCGACGGGCGACCGTGGCGGCCGCCCGGCGATCACGCGTCAGCCGGGTGCCCCACTCGGTAATGGCCCAAGGCCGACCCGGCAGTCACGAACGACACCCTAACCCAATCCATGTCCGGTCGGCGAAGCCGTCCTTTGGGTCTTTTCAGGGTGCGGCTTGCCGCACAACCTCTAAACCATCCTAGGATGTACGTTCCAGCAGAGTCCCGTCCGTTCGACGCGACGCAGACCCGGGGACCCGACCGAGCGGCACCGCCGGGCTGAAGCCGTCGGTCGATATTCAGTCGCGCACCCGACCACACGTCCGGATACTGCCCCGGTGACCGTTTCCCCGACGACCCCACACCTACTGCGACCCCACGCGCTGAAACCAGGCGACCTCGTGGCCCTCGCAGCCCTGTCCGGTCCCCTGCCCGAGCAGTACGCACCCAACGTCGACACCACACACACCGTGCTCGAACGCATGGGCTTCCGCGTCCACCGATCCCCCCTCGTCCAGGTCGACCGCAACCGCTGGTGGAGCGCCGCCGCCCCCACCGAGATCGCCGACCAGCTCAACACCCTGCTCCGCGACCCCGACGTACGCGCCATCATCGCCGTCGACGGCGGCCAGACCGTCTTCGGCTACCTCGACCTGATCGACCTAGACGCCGTCCGAGCCGACCCCAAACCCATCCTCGGCTACAGCGACCTCTCCCTACTGCACCTGGCCCTACACGCCCGCACCGGACTGGTCGGCTTCCACGCCGACATGGCCGTCCCCGGCTTCGGCCACCACTGGCAGAACGCCCCCGCCGCCGACCAGGCCCGCCTCGAAACCCTCTACCGGCACCTGCTGACCTCGACCGAACCCTTCGGCCCGCTACCGGCGTTCTCGACCTGGGAATGCTGGCGCCCGGGAACCGCCGAAGGCCCCCTCATCGGCGCCGTCGTCAACCGGATCGCCCTCGTCCAGGCGACGAGCTTCGCCCTGCCCCTGGACCGCTTCAACGACGCCATCCTGTTCTGGGAGGAGATCGGCGGCCACACCTCCCACGTGTGGAGCTACCTGCAGGTACTACGCCACGCCGGCATCCTCGACCGGATCTCCGGCATGATCATCGGCGTCCCCCGAGACATCGCCGGCCTCGAACCCGGCACCTCACCCACCCTGCCCGAACTCGTCTTCGACGTCCTCGGCGACCGCGACATCCCGGTCCTCGCCAACGTCGACATCGGCCACGCCGGCCCCAACCTCCCCATGCCCCTCGGCATCCGAGCCGCCCTCGACGCCACCAGCAGAACGCTGACCCTGCTGGAACCCGCGGTCCAAACCGTTCCGTAGGGTGCCGCCCATGGCCATCCCGGAATACGTCGTCGCCCTCCGCGCCAAGATCGGACACGACCCGCTGCCCCTGCCCGGTGTCATCGCCGTCGTCCTCGACGACCACGACCGGGTCCTGCTGGTACGCCGCTCCGACACCGACGACTGGGCCCTGACCACCGGCTGCCTCGAACCGGGCGAGCAGCCGGCCGCCGGCGCGATCCGCGAGGTCCAGGAGGAGACCGGCGTCGACGTCACCGTCGAACGGCTGCTCTCCGCCGAAGCCCTGGACCTGTCCGTCGCCCCCAACGGCGACCAGATCTACTGGCTCGCGATCGGCCTGCTCTGCCGGGCCACCGGCGGCACCGCACACGTCAACGACGACGAGTCGACCGACGTGGCCTGGTTCACGGCCGACGCCGTACCCCCGCTCCCGCCCCACCAGCAACGCTGCCTGACCCTCGCACTGACCTGACCAGGAGCCCGGCCGCACCCGAGAGGGCTGGCCGGGCACTCCCCGTCCCGATCAAGATCAGCTGTCGAAGTACAGCGTGGCGCCCGCACACCCCCACGGACAGTGCAGCTCGGCCCGATAGTTGCCGGACTGCGAGATGATCATCCAGATGTTGTGCTCCGCGCTGCGGAACTGGTTGTCGCGGAGAACCTCAGCACCGGTACCGACATTGCGGATGACGATGAACGAACTCGGGGGATCCGCCTCCTCCCCCGGCGGGTTCGGAGTCGCCGGCGAATAGATGTTCAACGTGGCCGCATGCGGATTGGCCCCCGCGGCCAGCCACATCGGCGCCGTGTTACACCCCCACTTGTTGCTCGCCGACACCGTGCACGACCGCTGAGCCGCGGCACTGGCCGGCTGCCCCACCATCATGACGCCGGCCAGCGCGGCCACCGCGACCATCCCCCGCAAGATCCTGCTCACCGAATTCCCCCTCCTCGAAGCCCAACGGCGATCTGACCGCTCCATCCTCTGGCCACGAGGGCATACCGAAACAGGCCGCCGACCGGCAGTTCACCGGCAGTTGTCGACGTGAAACGGATCGACCGCCCGCATCACCGCGAACAGCTTCCCGGCGGCATCCCCATGCCGAGCCGCCCGCACCGGATCACCACCGACGAGCGCGGCGGCCAAACCGGCGTGCGCGACCGCCTCCTCATACCGCGCATCGATACGCTGAGCCAGCTCCAAAGCCTGCCGATGCAACCCCACCGCGGCCTCCACATCCCCGGCCCGCAGCGCCGTACCGCCGAGCCGGTTGAGAGCCAGACACCGCCCCTGCGGACTACCCGACCGCTCCGTACGCCGCACCGCGGCCTCATGCAGACGCCGAGCCTCACCCACATCACCGACATGCAGATGAACGATGCCGATCTCCGCCAACACCTCCGCCGCACCGGTCTCATTACCGGCCGCCTCGAAATGGGCGAGCGCCCGCCGCAACAGCAACGGCGCCACCACCCAGTGACCCAACCGCGAATGCGCCCGACCCAGCTCGAACAGGATGAAAGCCCACCGATAGCCCTCACCACCCAGATCCGCCCGATGACACGCCGCCCGCCGCAGATGATCCAGCGCGGCACCGTACCGACCGAGCGCCGTATGGCACTCACCGAGCAGCCGCAGAGCATTGGCCCGATTGATCGCCAGACGCCGCCGCACCGCCTCGCCCTCCCCCGGGTCAGCGGGCTGCGCCAGCACCCAGTCCCCGTGCGCGACCACCTCGTCGAACCGGCCACTCTGCATGTCCAGCGTCATCAGATTCACCCGGGTGAGCAACTCCGCCGTCGTAGCACCGGTCGCCCGCCACAACTCCAGAGCATGACCGACATGCTCTCGGGTCTGCGCCATCCGACCTGACCGGGCATAGGCACCGGCCAGATAGTTGTGCGCCATCGCGGTCAGGTCCGCGTCACCCAGACGCCGCGCCGCGGCCAACGCCGCCTGCTGCACGGTGATCAGAATCCCGGCGTTACCGCGCCGCCAGTGGAACCCCCAGACCGCACGAGCCAGCAGACACACCAACCGATCCATCCCGAACCGCTCCGCCGACCCGATCGCCGCCAGCACATTGCGCCACTCCGCCTCCTCCCACCGGGTCCGCTCCACCTCGGAGACGAAGACACGACGATGGAAAGACACCGGCCCCCACCCCGGCGTGTGCAACCCGTCGATCACCGTGCCGTCCGGCAGATCGGTGACCATCGAATGCAGGTAGTACTCCAGCAGACGCCGCGCGGCCGCCCGCCGCACCGGCTCCTCATCCACCTCGGCCGCCAACCGACCGGCGTAGTCACGCACCAGATCGTGCAGCCGATACCGCCGCTCACCCCGTTCGTGCAGCAGATGCGCGTCGAGCAGTTCCTCCACCGCTGGGCCGACGGAGGCGGAGGTGCCACCGGTCAGCGCCGCCGCCGCGTACTCGTCGAAGTCCTCACCGCTGAGCAGCCCCAACCGCCGCAGCAGCTCCGCAGCCGGCCCGGTGAGCTGCCGGTACGACAACGTCAACGCGGCCGCCACGGTCATCCCCTCGGCGGCCAACTCGACCACCGGCGGCTGCGCGTTACGCAGCCGCTCGGCCAGGTCGGCCACCGTCCACGCCGGCCGGTACCGCAGCCGGGCCGCGGTCAGACTCAGCGCCAGCGGCAGATTCCCGCACAGCCCGGCGACCTCGTGGGCGTAACGGTGCTGCCCCACCATCCGCTTGGCACCGATCACCCCGGCGAGCAGCGACACCGCCTCGGACTCATCGAGCGGATCGAGGGTGACATGCTCATCGGCGTCCAGCCCCACCAGACGACGCCGACTGGTCACCAGCACGAGCGCCGATGACAGCCCCGGCAGCAGCGGCCGCACCTGCGCGCTGCCCGCGACGTTGTCCAGCACGACCACGATCCGCGCGCCGGCCAGCTCGGTACGCCACCGGGCGACCCGACCGTCCACGTCGTCGGGCAACTCGCCGGCCGGCACACCGAGCTGCCCGAGCAGCAGCCCCAGCGCCACCGACGTCTCGACGGGTGCCTGCGTGCTGTGCCCGTGCAGGTCCACGAACAGCTGCGCACCCGGGTAGCGGTCCGCGACCTGGTGGGCCACCTCCAGAACCAGCGCGGTCTTGCCCACCCCGGCCATCCCGTCGACGGCGACGACCAGCGGCCGATCGCGCCGACGGCGGTCGACGGTGGACAGCAGCCGCGCCAGCTCCCCGGACCGCCCGCGGAAATGCGGGGCCGGCCGGGGCAGGCAGTGCACCGCCGGGCGCTCAGCGGGCGGGAAACCGGCCCGCACGAAGCTGTCCCGCTGCGTGCCCTCCAACCCGAAGGCATCCGCGAGCAACCGCGCCGACGCCGGCCGGGGCACCTGGACCCGTCCGGCCTCGAGTTCACGGATCGTACGCACGCTGATCCCGGCGCGTCCGGCCAGCTCCTCCTGTGTGAGCCCCAGCCGCCGCCGGTGATCCACTACGAGTAGTCCGAACATGGGCCCCCCAAGCCGTCCGGCTATGGCTAACCAGTCTCCCAAGCATCGGCAAATGTCACTTTAATGTCGGCGAAGCCGTCCTCAGGGGGTTCAGGTGCGGCTTGCCGCACTGCCTCTAGGGCATCCTAGGAAACTAGTCGAATCGCCTCGGCCCGCGCCCCGCGGGCAAGCCGTCCTCCAGAGGCCGACAATGGGCGGATTTTCGTGGCGCGGGTCGGCCCGGTGGAGTTGGTTGGAGATTCACCGGCTCCGACCCCTACAGACTCCAGTACCGCTACCCGGACAGCGTCCAGATCGGCCGACGACCACGGCCTCGCACCCAGGACCCGCAGCCGCGCGGACTGCTCGACGAGCGCCTGTGGATCGTGTTCCGCCTGTCCGGTGACCACGACCTGGCGGCGGCCACGCGCGGTCTGCGGGGGCTCTCAGCCGGGCGCGTTCCAGACCAGGGGCGCTCGATGGGTCCAGGCGTCGCCCTCGATCGTCTGGACGAGGAACCGGGCGAGGTCGGCGCGGTTGATCCGTGCGCCGGGCACTTCGGTGCCGGCTAAGGCGGCCCGCACGGGGCCACCGGCGGGTTCGTCGGTCAGGGCCACGGCGCGGGCCAGGGTCCAGTCGATGCCGGACGAGGCGCGGACGACCTGGTCGACGCCGGTGTGGTCGGCGAAGCCTGCCTTGATGTTCGACAGCTTGATGAACGCTTTGACCAGCGGGTTGAGCCGGCCCCAGTCGTCGCCCGCGCCCTGCGTGGATGTCAGCACGATGCGGCGGATGCCCTGCTCGCCCATGACGGTGAGCGTGTGGCGGGCGGCGACGGTCATGAACATCGGTGGGCTGACCGGCTTGGCCCACGGGTTGTCGGAGGCGCGGGCGTTGGACAGCACGCTGATCACCGCCTCGGTGCCTTCGGCGGCCCGGCGGATGTCGTCGATGTTCGCCGGGGTGCCCGGGATCAGCTCGACGCCGGCCGGTGCCTGCACCTTGTCGGGGTTGCGGACGAGAGCGCGGACGCGGTGGCCGCGCTGAGCCGCGTACGCCAGCGCGTGAGCGCCGGTGCGGCCGCTGCCGCCGAGTACCAGGAGGTCGGTCATGGTGATCAAATGCCTTTCGCGGAGACCGGAGCATCGCCGAGGCGGGTGCGCGGGCGGCCGGCGTCCCAGACCTTGCGCAGCAGCTCAAGGAGGCTGTCGCTGTCCTGGGCGCCGGGCACGACGTAGCGACCGTCGACGACGATGAACGGCGCACCGGTCGCCCCCAGGCGCCGGGCGCGGGCCGCGTCGTCGCGAACCTGCCTTCGGTAGCGGTGGTCGGTGAGGGCCTGGCGGGTCTGCTCGCGGTCCAGGCCGAGTCCGTCGGCGAGCCCCAGCAGGTCGTCCAGGGAGAAGACCGGCTCGGCCCGGCCGAAGTAGATGGTGAAGATCGCGTCCCAGGCCTCGCGGTTCCTACCCTGGGCACTGGCGTGGGCGAGGAACTCGTGCGCCAGATCGGTGTTGCCGACCCTGTTGTCCAGCACCCGGTACGGCGTCAGCCCTTCACTCTCGGCGATTCTCTCGATCCGCCGGGTCGCGGTCTCGGCCTGGCCGCCTCCCACGCCGTGCCGGCGGAGCAGGGCCTCGCGGACGGAGAGGGTCTCTCCCTCGGGAAAGCTGCTGCTGAGCGGGAACGAGTGGTGGACCAGGTCGACCTCATCGGCGTGCTCGAACCGCTCGATGGCCCTAGCCGTCCGGTGGTTCCCCAGGCCGCACCAGGGGCAGGTCACCTCGGACCAAATATCCACCTTCATCACATACCTCCATTTCTTACAACTTGTGTGTAGCGCAACGGTAGGCCAGCATGGAGGGCGATACAAAAGGCACATTCGTGTGCGTGCCGGAGAGGAATGTGCGTGATGGAGACGGTCGACGGAGCAGAGGCGCCGGCAGCGGCGGCGATCGGGCCGTGCGCGGCCATCCCCGCCGAGCACATGGACTTCATCCGCCAGACCCTCGACCGCGTCGGCGACAAGTGGAGCCTGCTGATCATCGCGGTCCTGGAGTCCGGACCGCTGCGCTACACCGACCTGCAGCGGCAGGTCCCCGGCATCTCCCAGCGCATGCTCAGCCTCACGCTTCGCCAGCTCGGGCAGGACGGGCTGATCACCCGCACCGCCTATGCGGAGGTCCCGCCGCGCGTCGAGTACACCCTCGCCCCGCTGGGCCGCGGCCTGCACGAGATCGTCACCTCGCTCATCGGCTGGGCCGCCGACCACCACGACGAGATCCGCGCCAACCGCGAGCGCGCCGCGACGACAGGTTCCTGACCGTCCCCGAACAGCCGCGGCCGACCGGGGCGTCCGCGCTGCGGCGAGGGGCCGGTGGGCGGCCACGTCACACCGTTCAGCCCTGACGAACTGTACCGACCAGTCGGTACAGTTCGGGGATGCTCCTGTCACCGACCGACGCCCCACCACGGCGCCGCTGGGCCGCCCTCGCCGTCCTGGCCGCCGCGGTGCTGCTGCTCGCCATCGACAACACCGTGCTGGCCCTGGCCGTACCCGCGCTCACCGCCGACCTGTCCCCCACCGCCGAGCAGGTCCTCTGGATCGGTGACATCTACTCGCTGGCCCTGGCCGGGCTGCTGGTGCTGATGGGCAACCTGGCCGACCGGTTCGGCCGCAAGCGGATCCTGCTGCTCGGCGCGACCGCGTTCGGGGTGGTGTCGCTGCTGGCCGCGTTCGCCGGGAGCCCGGAGCAGCTGATCGCGGCCCGGCTGGCGCTCGGCGTGGCGGGGGCCACCCTGATGCCGTCGACGCTGTCGCTGATCCGCAACCTGTTCCCCGACGACACCGAGCGGGCCCGGGCCATCGCCATCTGGTCGACCGCCTTCGGCGCCGGCTCCGCGATCGGCCCGCTGACCGGTGGTTTCCTGCTGGAGCATTTCTGGTGGGGCTCGGTCTTCCTGATCAACGTGCCGGTGATGATCCTGGTCCTGGTCTCCGGATGGTTGCTGCTGCCGGAATCCCGCGACCCCGAGCCGGGCCGCTTCGACGTGCTCTCGGCGGCCCTGTCGATGGCCGCGATCGTCCCGCTGGTCTTCGCGATCAAACACGTCGCCGGCCACGGCCTCGACCCGGTCACCATCGGATGCGTGCTGGCCGGCACGATCGCCGGAATGCTGTTCGTGCGCCGGCAACGGCGGCTCGACCAGCCGATGCTCGACGTGGAACTGTTCCGCAGCCCGGCGTTCTCCGGCGCGGTCGCCGCCAACGTGATCGCCATCTTCGCACTGACCGGACTGCTGTTCTTCTTCTCCCAGTACCTTCAACTCGCCCGCGGCCACAGCCCCCTGGAGGCGGGCCTGGCCGAGCTCCCGGCGACGCTCGCCTCGATCGCCGTCGTCGCGCTGATCGGCGTCGCGGTGACCCGACTGGGCCGCGGCCGGGCCATCGCCGTGGGTCTCGCGGCGGCCGCCGCCGGCCTCGCACTGGTCGCGGCGGCCGCGCATGGCCCGTACCTCTGGTTGGGTCTCGCTCTGATCCCCATCGGTCTGGGCATCGGCCTGGCGATGACGCTGACCGGCGACGCCATCGTCTCCGCGGCGCCGCCGCGCAAGGCCGGCTCGGTGTCGGCGATCACCGAGGCCGCCAACGAGCTCGGCGTCGTCCTCGGCATCGCGGTCCTCGGGTCGCTGGTGTCGTTCGTCTACCGCGACGCCGTGACCATCCCTTCCGGCCTGTCGGCCGAGGACACCGCGGCGGTACGGGACTCGCTCGGCCCGGCACTGCGGGTGCTGGGCCCACAGTCGCCCGCCGCCGACGCCGCCCGCGACGCGTTCATCGCCGGCATGCAGGTCACGTCCCTGGTCGCGGCCGCGCTGACGTTCGCCGCCGCACTGGTGGCGTGGCGACTGATCCCGTCGCCGCGCACACCCCGGGCGTAGGTAGGTTGTCGGACGTGGGACGCACAGCGGGCCGGTCACCGGAGGAGACGAGGCGGGCGCTGCTGGCGGCCGCCGCCGAGGCGATCCGGGTGCGCGGCATCCACGCCTCACTGGACGAGATCGCCCGCTTCGCCGGAGTCTCCAAAGGCGGGCTGATCTACCACTTCGCCAGCAAGGACGACCTGATCATGGCCCTGGTCCACGCGGAGCTGGCCGCGTTCCAGGCCGCCGTCGACGCCGAGTCGGATCCGGCCGACACCGCACCCGGCCGTCTGACCCGCGCCTACATCCGCGCCGTGCTCGCGCCGGGCACCGACGACGAGGCCCGCGAGTCGCTGGCCCTGA of the Actinoplanes sichuanensis genome contains:
- a CDS encoding winged helix-turn-helix transcriptional regulator, encoding METVDGAEAPAAAAIGPCAAIPAEHMDFIRQTLDRVGDKWSLLIIAVLESGPLRYTDLQRQVPGISQRMLSLTLRQLGQDGLITRTAYAEVPPRVEYTLAPLGRGLHEIVTSLIGWAADHHDEIRANRERAATTGS
- a CDS encoding ATP-binding protein, with protein sequence MFGLLVVDHRRRLGLTQEELAGRAGISVRTIRELEAGRVQVPRPASARLLADAFGLEGTQRDSFVRAGFPPAERPAVHCLPRPAPHFRGRSGELARLLSTVDRRRRDRPLVVAVDGMAGVGKTALVLEVAHQVADRYPGAQLFVDLHGHSTQAPVETSVALGLLLGQLGVPAGELPDDVDGRVARWRTELAGARIVVVLDNVAGSAQVRPLLPGLSSALVLVTSRRRLVGLDADEHVTLDPLDESEAVSLLAGVIGAKRMVGQHRYAHEVAGLCGNLPLALSLTAARLRYRPAWTVADLAERLRNAQPPVVELAAEGMTVAAALTLSYRQLTGPAAELLRRLGLLSGEDFDEYAAAALTGGTSASVGPAVEELLDAHLLHERGERRYRLHDLVRDYAGRLAAEVDEEPVRRAAARRLLEYYLHSMVTDLPDGTVIDGLHTPGWGPVSFHRRVFVSEVERTRWEEAEWRNVLAAIGSAERFGMDRLVCLLARAVWGFHWRRGNAGILITVQQAALAAARRLGDADLTAMAHNYLAGAYARSGRMAQTREHVGHALELWRATGATTAELLTRVNLMTLDMQSGRFDEVVAHGDWVLAQPADPGEGEAVRRRLAINRANALRLLGECHTALGRYGAALDHLRRAACHRADLGGEGYRWAFILFELGRAHSRLGHWVVAPLLLRRALAHFEAAGNETGAAEVLAEIGIVHLHVGDVGEARRLHEAAVRRTERSGSPQGRCLALNRLGGTALRAGDVEAAVGLHRQALELAQRIDARYEEAVAHAGLAAALVGGDPVRAARHGDAAGKLFAVMRAVDPFHVDNCR
- a CDS encoding DsbA family oxidoreductase encodes the protein MKVDIWSEVTCPWCGLGNHRTARAIERFEHADEVDLVHHSFPLSSSFPEGETLSVREALLRRHGVGGGQAETATRRIERIAESEGLTPYRVLDNRVGNTDLAHEFLAHASAQGRNREAWDAIFTIYFGRAEPVFSLDDLLGLADGLGLDREQTRQALTDHRYRRQVRDDAARARRLGATGAPFIVVDGRYVVPGAQDSDSLLELLRKVWDAGRPRTRLGDAPVSAKGI
- a CDS encoding TetR/AcrR family transcriptional regulator, translated to MGRTAGRSPEETRRALLAAAAEAIRVRGIHASLDEIARFAGVSKGGLIYHFASKDDLIMALVHAELAAFQAAVDAESDPADTAPGRLTRAYIRAVLAPGTDDEARESLALITQLMTLPAVADVARADAERIEAALVADGLPEDVLALVVAAADGMSSAPLWGGSARTPAHRRLADRLIHLTRHPALWESLPWPTGREGA
- a CDS encoding MFS transporter, whose amino-acid sequence is MLLSPTDAPPRRRWAALAVLAAAVLLLAIDNTVLALAVPALTADLSPTAEQVLWIGDIYSLALAGLLVLMGNLADRFGRKRILLLGATAFGVVSLLAAFAGSPEQLIAARLALGVAGATLMPSTLSLIRNLFPDDTERARAIAIWSTAFGAGSAIGPLTGGFLLEHFWWGSVFLINVPVMILVLVSGWLLLPESRDPEPGRFDVLSAALSMAAIVPLVFAIKHVAGHGLDPVTIGCVLAGTIAGMLFVRRQRRLDQPMLDVELFRSPAFSGAVAANVIAIFALTGLLFFFSQYLQLARGHSPLEAGLAELPATLASIAVVALIGVAVTRLGRGRAIAVGLAAAAAGLALVAAAAHGPYLWLGLALIPIGLGIGLAMTLTGDAIVSAAPPRKAGSVSAITEAANELGVVLGIAVLGSLVSFVYRDAVTIPSGLSAEDTAAVRDSLGPALRVLGPQSPAADAARDAFIAGMQVTSLVAAALTFAAALVAWRLIPSPRTPRA
- a CDS encoding NAD(P)-dependent oxidoreductase → MTDLLVLGGSGRTGAHALAYAAQRGHRVRALVRNPDKVQAPAGVELIPGTPANIDDIRRAAEGTEAVISVLSNARASDNPWAKPVSPPMFMTVAARHTLTVMGEQGIRRIVLTSTQGAGDDWGRLNPLVKAFIKLSNIKAGFADHTGVDQVVRASSGIDWTLARAVALTDEPAGGPVRAALAGTEVPGARINRADLARFLVQTIEGDAWTHRAPLVWNAPG